Below is a genomic region from Mesorhizobium sp. NZP2298.
GCTCTCCGTTCTCTTCGCCGCCGATGACTTCAACGCTCGCCATGTTAAAGGTTCTCGCGGGTTCGAGGATCAAGTGCCGCAGCGATCAGATCTGAAATTGTTGTTCCGACAACGGTAAGAATGGTGGTGACGAGCACAACTCCCATTACGATGGGATAATTACGGTTATTGACGGCATTCACGATCAACGCGCCGATCCCGGGTCTTGCTAGAATCACTTCTATGAAAACGGCAGATGAGAGAAGCCACGCTATGCCCACGCCAAGTATGGTGATGGTCGGGAGGATCGCCAGCGGCAGCGCGTAACGCGTTACGATGCGCCATTCTGGAATCCCAAAGGAGCGGGCCATGCGCACATGGTTTTCTCCCAGGATCTCGAGCATGGAAGCCCGCACCAGCCGGGAGATATAGCCAATCCAGCCAATTCCAATGGCAAATGCCGGCAAAATGAGATGGACGATTCTGCCATAAAAACCCTCGCCGGCCCCGATCGCTGGCAGCCAGCGAAGGGCGACAGCAAAGATCAGGAGCGCATAGACCGCCATCACAAATGAAGGAATGGCGATAGTGGCGACCGCCCCGACGCCAACGACTTGGTCGATCACCGCGCCACGCCTCATGGCCGAATAACAGCCGAGCGGCACGGCAACCGCGACTGCCCATAGGATCGACACCAGGATTAGTTCAATCGTGTAAGGCAATTGCTCGAAGACAATGTCGGCCACGGGTCTCTGGCTGAAGACGTCAAAACCGAGATTGCCGTGGAGCAGCCCGCCGAAGATGGTAGCGATCTGCACGACTAGCGGTTTGTCCAGCCCCATCTGCTGATGGATTTGCGCCTTCATTTCCGGCGTGGCGCGTGGGCCGAGCAGAGCCGCGGCGGGATCACCCGGCACGGCATGAATCATCAGGAACACAAGCGTCACCGCGATCACAATAATTGTGATCGCGAGGACAACCCGTTTGAGAACGTAGAACCACATGATCCCGTCCCGTCAGTCTAAACCGGCTTGAAATCGAGATACAACGGGCTCCCATCCGGGCGCATTGCCCCTTGCATTTGCGTGGTGCGATACACGATCGGCGTCGCCCCGTTGGTCAGGAACCGGTAGGCGCCCGATTCTTCCATCAGGTCCTGCATCTCGTGGTAGAGCTTAGCGCGCTCCACCGGGTTGCTAATGGAGAGACCCTTGGCGTGCAGCTCATCGAAGCGCTCGCTGCGGAAGCGCTCCCAGTTCCAGACCCCCACTTGATCCTGCACGAACCAAGTCGTGTAGTAATATGGATCCGGCAGACTGGAGAACGAATTGGCGATGAGCTGCAAGTCCTTCCAGCGATCGCCTTCCTTTTCCATGCCGAGCGTCCAGAACGAACCGGATTCCTGGACATTGACCTCGACCGTGATGCCGATCTGGGACAATTGTGCCTGCACCGTTTGGACTATTGCCAAGGATTCGCTCTGGTTCACGCAAGCGATGGTCAACGTCAGGTCGCTCACACCGGCCTTTTCCAGGAACTCCTTGGCCTTTGCAAGATCGCCTTCCGGTGGGACGAGCGCCTTGTCGCGATGCCCGATGATACCTGGAGGAATGGTGCCGGTCGCAACTGCGACCTGACCCGAATAGGCAATATCCAGGATCTGCGGCACGTTGATCGCCCACTGGATCGCCTTGCGGACATTGATGTCCTTCAGCTTCGGGTGATCCATGTTCATGCCGATCCAGTGATACCAGAGCGATGGTTTTTCCTCGACCTTGCTGTCGGCGGGCGGCTTGCTCTTGAACTCCGCAAGCGAATCCAGACTGATACCAGTGAAATCGATGTCGCCTGCTTGGTAGGCGCGCTCCGCCGTCTTCGCGTCGGCAATTGGCAGGATGCGGATTTCGTCAAAGCCTGGTTTCGGGCCTGACCAGTCTGGATTCCGCGCCAACAGCAGATACTGGTGCGGCTTCCAGTCGGCGATCATATACGGGCCAGAGAACGCTGTCTGCTTGACGCCGAAATCACCGCCGTCCTTGGTTGCCTTCATTACCGCATCCTCGGAAAGGATATGGCCAATCCCAAAGGGGAACGCGATGTTCCAAACCGGCACGAACGGCGCCTTGAATACGACCACGCCAGTATAGTCATCTTCGATCTCGACATGGTCAAGCGACCCCCAATCGGGCTTGACCGGCGAATTGTGCTTGATCACGCGCTCGAAGGAGAACTTC
It encodes:
- a CDS encoding ABC transporter substrate-binding protein is translated as MKHTLGNVNRRAFLKTSAALGGGIVAAGMPLSQAVWAAEGKVLKARSIGDISKFDSGFYNSVAEVEVMNCIYSKLTRYKPGSEWAWELDAAEKIEQVDPTHIRFGLKKGIQFTGGHGELTAKDVKFSFERVIKHNSPVKPDWGSLDHVEIEDDYTGVVVFKAPFVPVWNIAFPFGIGHILSEDAVMKATKDGGDFGVKQTAFSGPYMIADWKPHQYLLLARNPDWSGPKPGFDEIRILPIADAKTAERAYQAGDIDFTGISLDSLAEFKSKPPADSKVEEKPSLWYHWIGMNMDHPKLKDINVRKAIQWAINVPQILDIAYSGQVAVATGTIPPGIIGHRDKALVPPEGDLAKAKEFLEKAGVSDLTLTIACVNQSESLAIVQTVQAQLSQIGITVEVNVQESGSFWTLGMEKEGDRWKDLQLIANSFSSLPDPYYYTTWFVQDQVGVWNWERFRSERFDELHAKGLSISNPVERAKLYHEMQDLMEESGAYRFLTNGATPIVYRTTQMQGAMRPDGSPLYLDFKPV
- a CDS encoding ABC transporter permease, producing MWFYVLKRVVLAITIIVIAVTLVFLMIHAVPGDPAAALLGPRATPEMKAQIHQQMGLDKPLVVQIATIFGGLLHGNLGFDVFSQRPVADIVFEQLPYTIELILVSILWAVAVAVPLGCYSAMRRGAVIDQVVGVGAVATIAIPSFVMAVYALLIFAVALRWLPAIGAGEGFYGRIVHLILPAFAIGIGWIGYISRLVRASMLEILGENHVRMARSFGIPEWRIVTRYALPLAILPTITILGVGIAWLLSSAVFIEVILARPGIGALIVNAVNNRNYPIVMGVVLVTTILTVVGTTISDLIAAALDPRTRENL